The genomic DNA CGGTCTCAGGTTTTCGATCTGAGTGCGGCTGTAGTCGGGGCCGGGCGATGCCGGCGGCAATGCGTCGTAATAGATGTGCGATGCATCCGCGATTTCTTGCCACACCGCAGTGGCCGCCAACATGTCGCGAGCACGATCGAGGGCATTTAAAAGTGGCACGAAGCGATCCGTAGGTGACGCGAAACCAATGATCCGATGGGTGCGATCATCGGCAATCGTTTCCTCACGTCCCGCGTTGGGATCACCGCCGATAATTGTCGCGGGCGACTTCATTTTTTAACGTCCGCACCAACATGACTTCGGTGCCCGGGGTTTCGGTGGCGACGACTTCATCGATTTGCCATCGGATCGAATCAATCGTGACAATCGCGTCGTCACGTACCGATGCGAGCTCGGTGAACCGACACCGCCGCGTCGCAACCGTGTCCGTACCGTTTGGTGTGGAACGCGTCACGATACGAGCGTGATGAAGCACGGCGGGGGTGGATGCGGCCGAGCCACCCGGGTCGGTGATCTCGACCGATGTCGCGAAAACGGATTGATGAGCCGCAGCGATATGACCCCGAAAGAGATTCGCAAAGTAGCTCATAAATTCAATCCTTGCAAAACCGCACCGATTCCGGTGCGGTCAACAACGGCTTAAACGAAAGCGACTTTTTACAACGTAATCGCGACGTGCAATTTCGTCGTGCCCGATCCAGCCACTTCCGTCGATGTTCCGATCAACGTGTTGCCGGTCGACGTCGTTGTCACTTCCTTGTTGGTCGCATCCCAATACGCGTTGGCCGCTTTGGCAAATGTGTCGGTCGATTTCTTCACGACGTCGACGGTCATCGGCGATTTGATCGGCAACGGGTCGATACGGTCGCCGATCGCACAGCTTTGAAGTCCGTCGAACAATGCCCACGAACCATCGGGACGCTGCAGAAAGTCGCCGGGATCGTAGGCGGCTTCGGCGGCGAAGGGATAGCGACCGTCAATGTGTCGGATGTCCATTTGTGGATTCTTCGTGATTCAGAGGGTAAACGTAGAAAGGGGGCGAAGGGTAGATCGTGGTATTACGCCGCGATCGCGTCGATCTCGGCGAGCGCCTCGAGCAACGCTTCGTTGGTCTTTTCGCCAATGCCGTCGATCGATTCAAAACTGCCCTCGTGTTCGGCGAGGAACAATCGGGCTTTGGCGATTCCAGTCACGCCGTTTTCGGCAAGCAATTCAATCGTTCGCTTGCTCGCCTTCGCTGCTCTTAAAACGGCGGCAAAATCATCGCTCGGCGTTTGGCTGTCATTGTGCGAATCGTCGTCGTTGGTTTCCTCGATCGAATCCGACTTCACCACCGCTTGGCCTTGTCGCAACATCACAAACAACGTGGCGAGCGAATGCTCGGTCGTGATCCTCGCCAACGACCGTTGGTTCGCATCGAGAATATCGATCTCACGAACACCGTCGACTTTTCGCGATTCCAACTTCAAACCGGATCGAGTCCCGAGGCCGGCTAGCTGTCGCTCGGTCAAATCGGTTTCGACGGTCGCGAGCGTTTCACCGCCAGCGACATCACGGTCCAAGCGGATGGGGGCGGCGGCGATGATGATCAATTCAGACATGGGCCAATCGTCTATTGGAAAAGATGGGTACGCAGGCGGGGCGGCGGAGCCACATGAACGTGAACCCCGCCGCCCCTTTCTCACAGGTTGAATTGTGTTTACACCTCGGCGACGTCGACTCGCACGATACCGGTCCGGGTGGCGGCTGCAACACCGACGTCGACAAGAACGTCCCACGCGGTGCCGAATTCGCCCACCGGCAACCGGCCAGAACGTGTGACGGGACCACGATTGGTGCCGCGTCGCCACGCCATCACGATCGAGCGTTTGGGTTCACCATTGACGAAATAAGTGTTCGGCTTGCCAGCGATTTCTTTGTCTTCGTCCGCCGGATTCGCACATCCAAGGTCGATCACATTGTCTTCGACGCGTCGATAACTGTTTTTCATCACGTTGTCGGTGCCATCGGATGACGTCGTCGACGTGATCACCTTTTTGGCTTTCATCGACAACGTCGTGCCGTGGAACAACGTGCTTTCGCTGACGACGATCCGCTTGTTGCCGATCTTCTTGTTCTTAAGCAACGTGCTGGCGGCATTGAGCCCATCTTCGGTCATCGCGCCATCGGTGATGTAGTTTGTGCCGTCGACGAACAATGGGTTACCATCGGAAAGGTTCGGATTGCCGAGCAACAACGACCACGCTAAATCACCGGGGATTTGACGCGCGGATACACCAATCTCGCGAGGCAACGTGTCGACCACGTCGAACGAGTCGTTGATGATCACCTGATCGCTGACGACCAACATCCCCGCGTACCGCTCGGCCGCCACTTGCGCAACCGTCGGATCGTCGATGTTCAATAGCGCCGCTTTGCCGCCGTTCATCCCTTGCTTTTTCAAGCGTCCAACGCCGTTGGCATACGCCTCTTGGTTGGGCCGGAAATCGGGGACATCCTTTTGCCGACAAAACTCTTGGTACGTCGATGGGGTCTCGGCAAAACCGGCGACCATCATCATGTGCACCACCGATCCGAACAACGCGTTGAAATTGCCGTTGCTGAATGCACGTTCGAGGATGTCGTCATCATTCCACGACGCACGGTCGCCGCTCAATTCGATCAACGCTTCACAGAACCGCACGAACGAACCGCCCGCCAGTTGTTGAGTGCGTGCCGCATCAAACGCCGCTTCGACTTGGTTTCGTGCTTCGCCTTGTCGAGCCGCACCACGAAGCCACCCCAACTCAAAACCTCGTTTTCCGAACACACCTTCGGCCGCCGGCGAACGCAACGCAACGTGGTCGGGTTCGATGCCGCATCGGGCCAACAACCCGGCTTGCAGTGATTGCAGCGTGATACCGCCGCGAACGTGACCGCCGGGGGCACCGCTGGGGACTGGCGTAACCGGATCGGAACCAGTATTGCGAAGTGCCTTCAAAAACTCGGCCGACGCATCGGAAACCGAGGTTCCATTGTTGAGACACCGTTGCACGACGTCTTGGGGCACGAGCGGGTGTTCGGCGGCCAAACCGCGGATCGCGGCTTGGCGTTCACGCTCTTGGCGGATGCCATCTTCGACCGACGGGCCATTGTTCGGGCTATTGTTCGGCCCATTGTTGGTTGGGACGTTTGGCGTGTTTTGGTTCGAACGCGATGGAATCGGGAAATCGGATTCGACGAATCCTTCGATCGAGTGTTTAGCGACAAGATCGTGCAACGCTTTGAAGTGCGATTTGTCGAGATTGGACTTGGCCCAAGCAAACGCGGCCGCATTGTCCGCAAACGTGGTTTCGCTGGAAAGTCCATGAGAGCGGAGAAAGCGAAGCAATTCGTTCACTGTGTCAGATCCGTTGCGGGGTGTCGTGGATTGCCGTTCGGTCGGTTCGATGATTGAGCTTTGCGAATCATTTGCGACTGTCCCGCGTTGTCTGCCGCTGTCGCTCCGCATTTGGGCGCGTTTGTCCGCCGGAATCACCACCACCGACACCTCACGCAACCGCCAACGACGAACGACTCGCAAGTCGTAATCCTTGGGGGCTTTGAATGTTCGCCCATCGATCACTTGCGATTCGCCCGCGGTGATCGTGATGTAATCGTTGACCGTGTAGTCGTATCCGACCGACACGCGACGCAAATGGCCTTGCTTGACTCGACGCCAAATCGCTTCGGCTTTGTCGTCCAGATCATCACCAAACGTAACCACCCCGACCAATTCGTCGTTCTTGGCAGCGTGCTGCGTGACGCTTCCGAGGATCGCTTCGACGTCGTATTGTCGGTGATCACGAAGCAGCGGCGTTTGGTCCTCGAATTCACATCCGGCGACCACCAACGTTTCGAGCACGATTTTGCCCGACCGCCAATCGTAAACGCGTACCGGATCTTCGGTCGTCAATACACAATTGACGCTGCGGTTTTCTTCGTCGAGCGACTTCGGCACGATCACGGCCGCACGGGTGATCACGTCGTCGTGATTCCCGTCATCGCGACGACGATGGATGATGTCATGCAGGTCAATTAAATCAGATTGGGGCATCGGAGCCTCATGGGGGTTACGATTCATCGGTTTTTGGCGTCTCGCTCGACTCGCTCTTCTGTGCGGTGCCGACCGATTCCGCGACGCTCGGCAACCCGGCCGCGGCCAATCGATTGGCGTCGCGTTGACGAATCCGAATCACATCGTTGGCGCGGCGGCCATGACGCTCGGCACACGCCGCGGAATAACTAAGCGTGCCATTGCCGAGGTAGCGATTTTCCGCTCGACTCGACTTGTCCTCGTCGACTTGCGGCATCGCCGGCCAAATTTGTTCGACACCGAAGCGACATGGCGGCGGGGGTAAGACGCCAACCAAGATGGCTTCGCTCAACACCCGCACCACAAGCACTTTCAACTTGGGGTTGTAAAGGGTCGTTCGAACGTGCTTGGCTGATTCATGCAACAAACCACGATCAAACCGAGCCGACGAATAGTTGTGCTCGCGTGCGTCCAAACGGGTGACCATCGACGGGACACCTTTGCCGCGACCAAGATCCCCCATCCGCTCGTGACGATGATCTTTGTATTGAGCGGTCGGTTGGTGCGGCTGCAGCTGGGCCGCTTCCCAGCCCGGGGCGACATGCGTCATCCGGCGACGACGAAACGGCACCGATGCTTTCGATTCCACATAGGGTGCGTCGGGATGTTTGGTTTGCAACACGATCGCCATGTCGGCCGCCGCCCGGGCCGCGTCCATGACTTGGTCGTCGTAGTCACGCAAATCGGCCGCCGTCGGCAACCCCGATTGGGCCCAAGGCACCCCGCGTGCTTGTCCCACCTCGAGTTGTTCATACCCGTGCATGAATCCATCGGCCGTGTACCATTTGCCGCCGTTGAAACCGTACCAATCGTTGGCAACCCAATACTCTTTCGGGCGACGAAGCGCGTCGCGTTTGATGCCGAGTGTGATGGCGGGGTTGCCCGCTTCCGTCATCGGCGTTTGGATCCGCTGGGGCTCGACCGCATGCAACCGCAACTTGATTGGTGTGTCGACGTCGGACGGATAAACGAATTGATCGAACCATTCGCCGTTTGTCCAACAACCGCGGTTCCAAAAATTCTTCATCCGAGCGGCAAGCGAAAGTTGGCCGGCGGCGTCGGAGTACTCGCACCAATCTTCCCACACCTTTTCCGCCAATTCGCACCATGTGTCGCCGATCTCATCTTCGGCTTGCAAATCGAGCAGCGGACCGTTGTCGCCTGCGACCGCGATGGAATGCTGAAGAATCAAACCCTCGATCGCGGTATTGTTCCACGCTTCGTGGTTCGACCTAGTCCGCATCGTTGGCAAACGGTCAGCCAAATCATCGTTGATGGGGGTGTCACGCGCGGCGGACCAATGAGCCGAGTTCAATCGGTTGGTGTCGGCCGATTCGAATTCACCGCGAGCGGCATAGTCGGCACTGTACCAAACTTGTCCTGATCGCTCGGGATCGTCCACGATCGACGAATCAAAGCGCGATGCCGTCCACGATTTGCGAAAGTGCGTTGGCGATTCGGTTTCCCCGGTAACGGTCGACGCGGCCGCCAATCCGAGCATGGTGCGTAGTCGCTGCAGCACGTCCTAGCCTCGTTGATATTCGATGTCGACTTGGCGAAACACCGCCCCGTGTGATTGGTCGCTTGATGATCCGGAGACTTGTGCTCGCTTGGCTAATTCTTTGACGATGGGCTCGATCGACTCCGGTTTCCATCGCAACCGTTCGTCCCGCAATTCGCTGTCGGGAAGCGAAGCGATCAGCATCCATGCGGTGCGAGCACGACGCTCGGCGACCGCGAAATTCCCCGCCTCTTGGGCCGAGATCGCATCGCCCATTGCGGCGTTGATCTGGTCGATTGGATTGGTTGCATTTTCGTCACTCATGCCGATACACTGACGCTATGCGGCAAGGCGTCCCGCGTTGCAACGCGGGACGAACGGAGTGATGGCCAAGACTGGTCGAACCAAGACGATTCGATGTGGTGCCGCGTAAAGAGGGAACCCACACTTGAGCGAAACGGCTTTGATGGTCGCGATTGTCGACCTAGCGTTGGAAGCGGAATTGCGGCATCGCACCGAACAAGGCGAATTCATTCGGCCGTTGGCCGTCGCCCCGCTGGTCTCTTATTCATGGCTGTTGTCGTATTGCCGCCAGCGAAAGATCCGCTCGCGCAATTGCCATCACACCGCCGAGTCACGCGAGCGAGCATTGATCGCGGTTCAAGATGATGGGTTGCCGATCCGTTTGGCCGCAAAGTCGGCTGGGATGAGCAAATCGGCGGTGCACCGCATCGTGATGAAGCGTCGAAAATCGATGGTCGATTCAGTAGACGAAATCGGTTTTGAAACGGTGCCACCGTACCGGTGCCCCGAACATGGCAAAACGACTCTCCGCCCCTGCCCGGCATGTGCGGCGATGCGTTAAGCATCATCGTACCAATCGTTGCCGCGGTCCTCGTCGTACCACTCTTTGCAGTCCTCGGAATTGGCCCGCGACATCGTGTTCTTGATCCGCCACGCCAAACGGCTGTCCGCTCGGATCGCCATCGCCAAACAATCGAGCAAGTGGTTGGCGCCTTTTCTCATGAACACTTGCTTTTCGACACCGAGCGAATTGACGACCGTCGTCAACGGTTCGTTGGTCAAGTGTCTGGCCAAGCGGTCGTGAATCTTGGCCACGCCGCTATAAAGCGTGATCGATCCCGGTTCGGTCTCGGGCAACGTCAACATTTGCATTACTTCATACTTCGTGCTGTCGCTGTCCCAGTACAGTTTCAAATGTGATTGCCCACGCTCCTTTTCCATGAACCACAATCGATCGTCGCCAATTTGCCGCACCTTGGTCGATTTGCCGTTGGGCAGCGTGAACGTACCTTTCTGCACCGCCGTCGCTCCGCGGCCGTACGCCGCCACCTCGGCGCCGTTGTAGTTTCCACCGGAATGGCTGTACACAAATTCCAACACTGGCGTCGGCCGATAGCCCGCATCATACCAACGTTCCCCGGGAACAATGACGCGACCGTCGGGAAAGATCACGCCGGACGATAGGTGTTTGTGCAAATCGTTTAGTGCGACTTTGACCGCGTCGTCCAACTTCATCGCGTGCGATGGGACATCGAAACAATCGTAATCGCAAATGTGCCTCGATCCGTTTGCACGGGTCGCCAATTGCAAATACCATCCGGTCCGCATCCCCATGTCGGTTCCGACGGTGACTCGCACGGTGTCTTCGGGAACCGTTCCACGCGGCAACGACAACCGCCGGTTGCTGATCGTGACTTTGTCGAGTTCGATGTCGGTGTCCAACTTCGGCGGATCCCATGGGATGCACCACACGAATTGACACAACTCGCGTTCGGCCGATTGTTGCTCGGGCGAATTCTCGGCCAATTGGGCCGCTCGCCATTCATCGACGGCGATGTCGCCGGCACCCAAGAACATGTTGTGCCAGGCGGTACAGCGGAACCACAACCGCCGCGACGTCGGTGGTTTTCCATGAATTCGTCCCGTCTTGTCGATGGTTTGGCCGTGGTGAAGCAGCACCGCGTATGTTAGCGCTTCGGCGCGTTGTTTTTCGGTGATCTTTTCACCGCATTCGGGACACGCGAAATAGGCGTTGGCTTTCGCTTCCGCTTCGCTCTTGGCGTCTTGCCACCCGTGCAGATCTTCGCGTTCGCACGAGATGTGTTCGGCGCAATGGGGGCATGGCGAAACGATCCGTGATCGCGTCGACAACGGCATCAACGTCCACGGCAATTGCTCGCTGTTTCCGACCGTCCCTTCGACATAGGAACGTCGTTCGTTCTCGGGATAGGATCGTTGCCGCGCTCGCAGCTGGCGGAGTGCGTCGGCTTCGTCGGATGCCTCTTTCAGCTCCGAAAACGCTTTCGCTTCGGTAACGCCAAACGTCCGGGCGGTGAAACCGGCTTTCGCGGCATCTTGTCCGCCAGCACTCATGAATTTGCAAATGCAACCGTGGGCCATCGTGACCGAGTCGCGAACGCGGCCGCCGCTGGATCCAGATCCATGTTTTGGACGCAT from Novipirellula caenicola includes the following:
- a CDS encoding phage portal protein — encoded protein: MLQRLRTMLGLAAASTVTGETESPTHFRKSWTASRFDSSIVDDPERSGQVWYSADYAARGEFESADTNRLNSAHWSAARDTPINDDLADRLPTMRTRSNHEAWNNTAIEGLILQHSIAVAGDNGPLLDLQAEDEIGDTWCELAEKVWEDWCEYSDAAGQLSLAARMKNFWNRGCWTNGEWFDQFVYPSDVDTPIKLRLHAVEPQRIQTPMTEAGNPAITLGIKRDALRRPKEYWVANDWYGFNGGKWYTADGFMHGYEQLEVGQARGVPWAQSGLPTAADLRDYDDQVMDAARAAADMAIVLQTKHPDAPYVESKASVPFRRRRMTHVAPGWEAAQLQPHQPTAQYKDHRHERMGDLGRGKGVPSMVTRLDAREHNYSSARFDRGLLHESAKHVRTTLYNPKLKVLVVRVLSEAILVGVLPPPPCRFGVEQIWPAMPQVDEDKSSRAENRYLGNGTLSYSAACAERHGRRANDVIRIRQRDANRLAAAGLPSVAESVGTAQKSESSETPKTDES
- a CDS encoding DUF2190 family protein, which encodes MDIRHIDGRYPFAAEAAYDPGDFLQRPDGSWALFDGLQSCAIGDRIDPLPIKSPMTVDVVKKSTDTFAKAANAYWDATNKEVTTTSTGNTLIGTSTEVAGSGTTKLHVAITL
- a CDS encoding terminase gpA endonuclease subunit, encoding MQRNRGGNRDGAIEMVTETSSAIREELARAFRNSKCDPPRSIVDFVLSDFVLPDGRSKGQRFTFARQPVLRLWFEAIDSGLFNEFVFTAPSQFGKTLSGFVAPLLYHLCEIQENYVLGVPYGDMAANKWEADIDPVLQASPRLRGMRPKHGSGSSGGRVRDSVTMAHGCICKFMSAGGQDAAKAGFTARTFGVTEAKAFSELKEASDEADALRQLRARQRSYPENERRSYVEGTVGNSEQLPWTLMPLSTRSRIVSPCPHCAEHISCEREDLHGWQDAKSEAEAKANAYFACPECGEKITEKQRAEALTYAVLLHHGQTIDKTGRIHGKPPTSRRLWFRCTAWHNMFLGAGDIAVDEWRAAQLAENSPEQQSAERELCQFVWCIPWDPPKLDTDIELDKVTISNRRLSLPRGTVPEDTVRVTVGTDMGMRTGWYLQLATRANGSRHICDYDCFDVPSHAMKLDDAVKVALNDLHKHLSSGVIFPDGRVIVPGERWYDAGYRPTPVLEFVYSHSGGNYNGAEVAAYGRGATAVQKGTFTLPNGKSTKVRQIGDDRLWFMEKERGQSHLKLYWDSDSTKYEVMQMLTLPETEPGSITLYSGVAKIHDRLARHLTNEPLTTVVNSLGVEKQVFMRKGANHLLDCLAMAIRADSRLAWRIKNTMSRANSEDCKEWYDEDRGNDWYDDA